From one Leptospira noumeaensis genomic stretch:
- a CDS encoding efflux RND transporter permease subunit: MNQTWIRKFRHRICALVFFFVFLSILSWKGISFAEVVIPENRESIQITTRFPGKTALQIEESITKPWEQILKSISGYRQIESISEEGTSFIHLKFEPGVGNAETIQTIRNEYLLQRQRFPKDSLFPRIQSGKLEDEYIVILQRIKEKPNSTRKELEQKIRNITGVLSFVHHSDKEQEIVLEIKPERIQRSGLPSLSIIFSALRNHSFGFSSDLRNGLWFQKDHPLEPKDWSEVPIPSRLGESLRVSAISSVSFGEKELRHGTRINGQSSETIIIKAESNTALYHIITELKSILNEHNDWVLLYSSHEDFINDLIRSFFLFFSVDFVLVVFCRFFGKSKIELLIHLFVYYISFILFLGICNFMAYPVGRAFLFSFIFWKYLLFVYPIRKFGIWARQVLYSFLIFSLFVILDWLPKSFYIFSLCHIYFIFFYSFLVILFKPIKKDSDFKIEYDFPKWISFLKRKESEGSKTIGKTNKLFFLGLFWVGVFSSLVSSFSFYSLNPSLGKIQIAKLEFPTSIPEQESIRITKQVEDSILKQNLTDLLVVKQNRSSSDFYFRLNDLDKRNGFQNLPTESGYFHVLGGGNSNVARRLRFANANTESLEKTILGLIPWLQHKARVEEVVLCFQPQAEGMELHSPNWYGNLLDLERVDLFRERSLSLQSAIVGKMVWKNRLTDVRFSVKQDKEGERYLEKPIQMNSGSSVHNQSFTKSEKIKIPGRIYRKNGETSLEILVKGKEIQWKDLESKIHKVLEKDPVRLSEMTEEKGSEKEYQPFFLFVIVAICLYRKKEKFRSLISLLCFLLLWRINLSALSDDYLLFGCIATLLLFLILCSPSKSLRVDKQIPLVLLLFLFYFLPGDGGKFFLEGMVLVFSFFLFNSKLHEQWKFFKTKLSF, translated from the coding sequence ATGAATCAAACTTGGATTAGGAAGTTTCGTCATAGAATTTGTGCTTTGGTATTCTTTTTTGTTTTTCTATCAATCCTTTCTTGGAAGGGTATCTCATTTGCGGAAGTAGTGATCCCTGAAAATAGGGAATCGATTCAGATCACAACACGATTCCCTGGTAAAACAGCTCTACAAATAGAAGAATCGATTACAAAACCTTGGGAACAAATTCTAAAATCCATTTCAGGTTATAGACAAATCGAATCTATCTCGGAGGAAGGAACTTCATTCATTCATCTCAAGTTTGAACCTGGTGTCGGTAATGCCGAAACGATCCAAACCATTCGCAACGAATATCTACTCCAAAGACAAAGATTCCCAAAAGATTCACTTTTTCCAAGAATCCAATCCGGTAAATTGGAAGACGAATACATAGTAATTTTGCAAAGAATCAAAGAAAAACCAAATTCCACAAGAAAGGAATTAGAACAAAAAATTAGAAACATAACGGGCGTTTTGTCCTTTGTACATCATTCTGATAAAGAACAGGAAATCGTTTTAGAAATTAAACCGGAAAGAATCCAGAGATCGGGACTTCCTTCGTTATCGATCATTTTTTCTGCATTAAGGAATCATAGTTTTGGGTTTAGTTCAGATTTAAGGAACGGTCTTTGGTTTCAAAAAGACCACCCACTGGAACCAAAGGATTGGTCGGAGGTTCCCATCCCTTCCCGTTTAGGAGAGAGTTTAAGAGTTTCGGCCATATCATCGGTTTCTTTTGGAGAAAAAGAACTTCGGCATGGAACAAGAATTAATGGGCAAAGTTCGGAAACAATCATCATCAAAGCAGAAAGTAACACAGCTTTATATCATATTATCACTGAACTTAAATCTATCTTAAACGAACATAATGACTGGGTTCTGTTGTATAGTAGTCATGAAGATTTTATCAATGACTTGATTCGTTCTTTTTTTTTGTTTTTCTCTGTGGATTTTGTTTTGGTTGTGTTTTGTCGTTTTTTTGGAAAATCAAAAATTGAATTACTGATCCATCTTTTCGTTTATTATATTTCCTTCATTTTGTTTTTGGGAATTTGTAATTTCATGGCTTATCCTGTAGGTCGGGCCTTCCTTTTTAGTTTTATTTTTTGGAAGTATTTGTTATTCGTATATCCGATACGAAAGTTCGGAATTTGGGCGCGCCAAGTTTTATATTCTTTTTTGATTTTTTCTTTATTTGTCATTTTGGATTGGCTTCCAAAATCATTTTATATATTTTCACTTTGTCATATATACTTTATATTTTTTTATTCGTTTCTTGTGATTCTTTTTAAACCTATAAAAAAAGATTCGGATTTTAAAATTGAATATGACTTTCCTAAATGGATTTCTTTTTTAAAGAGAAAAGAATCAGAAGGATCAAAAACTATCGGAAAAACTAACAAACTTTTCTTTTTGGGTTTATTTTGGGTTGGCGTTTTTTCTTCTTTGGTTTCAAGTTTTTCTTTTTATTCACTGAATCCATCTCTTGGAAAAATTCAAATTGCGAAGTTGGAATTCCCGACTTCGATTCCTGAACAAGAATCGATTCGAATCACCAAACAAGTTGAAGATTCTATTTTGAAACAAAATTTAACAGACTTACTTGTGGTAAAACAAAATCGATCAAGTTCGGATTTCTATTTTCGGTTGAATGATTTAGATAAAAGAAATGGGTTTCAGAATTTACCAACAGAATCGGGATACTTTCATGTATTAGGTGGTGGAAATTCAAATGTAGCTCGAAGGCTTCGTTTTGCGAACGCTAACACCGAATCTTTGGAAAAAACAATTCTTGGCTTAATTCCTTGGTTACAACACAAGGCCCGGGTGGAAGAGGTTGTACTTTGTTTCCAGCCGCAAGCTGAGGGAATGGAGTTACATTCGCCGAATTGGTATGGAAATTTACTAGATTTGGAAAGAGTTGACTTGTTTCGAGAAAGGTCTCTCTCTTTGCAGTCGGCAATAGTCGGAAAGATGGTTTGGAAGAACAGGTTAACCGATGTTCGATTTTCAGTAAAACAAGATAAAGAAGGGGAAAGATATTTGGAAAAACCAATTCAAATGAATTCTGGGAGTTCCGTTCATAATCAATCTTTTACAAAATCGGAAAAAATCAAAATCCCTGGAAGGATCTATCGCAAAAATGGTGAAACAAGTTTAGAAATTTTGGTGAAAGGAAAAGAAATCCAATGGAAGGATTTAGAATCAAAGATACATAAAGTTTTAGAAAAAGATCCGGTTCGTCTTTCAGAAATGACGGAAGAGAAAGGATCGGAAAAGGAATACCAACCATTTTTTTTGTTTGTGATCGTCGCCATTTGCCTGTATAGAAAAAAAGAAAAGTTTCGAAGTTTGATTTCTCTTTTGTGTTTTTTGTTACTCTGGCGGATCAATCTTTCTGCTTTGAGCGATGATTATTTGTTATTTGGCTGTATCGCCACATTATTACTTTTTTTGATTCTATGTTCTCCCTCTAAATCACTCCGAGTCGATAAACAAATTCCTTTGGTTCTTTTATTGTTCTTATTTTATTTTTTGCCCGGTGACGGAGGTAAATTTTTTTTAGAAGGGATGGTTTTGGTTTTTAGTTTTTTTCTCTTTAATTCAAAATTACACGAACAATGGAAATTTTTTAAAACCAAACTTTCTTTTTAA
- a CDS encoding TIGR04388 family protein — translation MFSKPSSYRLFIVLIGSLFLFFASRTFGQSLSETWNVPGYQSSDYSEFYGQMYFSNSMEEWDARVEQVLTFSINQWLENADRMVGLLLSEESGEDTFVSNVGYLDERMRSLYSEVSVLYSEWERELLADYFDNRNAFLYKLETGKVDSIYFERIGQESLYEEYTEEERALIENQNRILESAKEWEFEWNRTKQEGLDSFATAFSDLETDYDAYILSLQETEIRFSENLNAINSYKETIKSALSGMVSQLKMGLDSSCSVQSGCQYKNFDGSYNEAGKIFSKFINDLSDELSESSIDPDSMFTSISTKIKNFLSEESNKAYSEHTMYQGRVYTYQTGFQINLNQSTSSFDLGAAEWRIRNQSYYDITSDMKYENWLSGGLGEVGNFSKIQDEEMRGIFQSIHHGDYARLTSIINSKLGEGRRVQSLITANLYTDAYHFVNNEKIAGFYVPFEEAHHTQGNLMLDGHDKYGYWIADRFITILTPGRHSFQMGAIGYSVLYEMFDETSLKTSLYWKENSSQLGGQYQYFQDTLLPAVSHWESKVKEYADTYEEWKGNRENLILEATAKLESNRQELERSKEEWLHRLEEEKREGIKSWVNLYETGEKKDITSPTITSWTPNKEMEAVDRTKLVEYQTLASSNEVISGVQVGGVGLLEELQRTIVGVDQYASVIQMNSELEAFQRSEQQKLINQLIYGINTESIRERKLTREENILIGNYDVSLLSKEELSQFGSCYENPNAVNCKSLLKKEFEASFNSDTGILTLKREIHNGLLGDKNEKGKYTAAKTEEVRHIKLSSLEKVHSPDQKGFFTVWSEEDWDSLYQSKTKITENFLTNSLQKDKKSIGSNINSIIETDNRNQELFVTRKVEKEKTDSLIQELALAYFTGGAAGVRASLKGKVEDHINTELAKAWITATGGSEEDLQMVSMIMDFMRGKVETKKIESRSNFVSASNPFQGIENIFRNSVGGYADFFNNATGGLSGALLTNAMLPVVALGNAVIGSDQMDVLLERKNAQTNRIKEIKANEVSLAKSAASLAIAGATGLPIEIVSAGVSDFASARDAKNARRAMTKNPIIDGTSQVFGVVGGIVKTAVIATGVTQGEFQKSISQANQLASGGSLRQSSAALASLGLSEQMYGMKATGTSFTSELLNIKDKDRVIEELGKRALANQMAANFGIDPKIALGFINKGYGDYKTRESDKKAQANAIEQVAVMVATTAITMGTGVALNAMVASANSTISAIGSAIANFGNTVGNAVGSLLGSTAQATTTMVTNVTTGALEVSKTAINAISAMANATVQGVVGSKNGIEGALAGIANGLLGGVTQAMGSIQSGILKGITPGLGVTYHPKNGWGGSIGIGNTTSNASISFSQRGDTTIQGSYSLGKGGIQLAGDATTNGAANLGFNYNPTGNGPRKDWNFSLMYDLAGTGLSGSVGYTDPRSTLGVKSTFNRDGMSTSAEFTGVSLATNGPNGFQMDEINFAELNINAAQDKTSNDQNPNQSSENGGPEDDGDLNRDLADAGKALSSLFFGGVAIVRGLYGGGQARAADGSTTPTANPGETAILERNRRREEEAGETRDNQNLPKQSDQPSAPNVAQVIPAPGINKEDGPKSPLPVILRAVDHFPPIDNKPININDVSSRIDDVKVSVANYNREIDTQIKAIKESDPNLKDPQNKELVKKLQSEKKNAEKIARVQEAQIRSLESKTPLISGTRPMNLESGITNIITFEQNKNQKETHDQIREFVKGGQLSEDTKARLDQEKQSLPEYKKLKELQGQKDRLETDFRLNNLDRVNEIQFGGINQPIDLQNLLITNPQKYNEYVKSVSEIQKQIDQLTLPIKKIDAEFEVRAKVEKYKEMGIGIEFRKNDSDLNYKLEQLNRAFGVENSRQDQIAALDNLKGKNVSFSKPLFDTIVTPTEGVALKPAPGQGNLSIYQTVDGKEIRRPIPMSETDVVTSRPDTDRVNPVNGRIGAHTGTDYSLPIGTGNSSVMEGTVEKVENSHNSFLNIGDGGTHNGGSVRIESSNDNPKIRTTYYHLSQINVEPGDKVKMGDLIGRSGNSGNSGGPHLHFIVEVKVGEDWILQKNEEFDWSGVP, via the coding sequence ATGTTTTCCAAACCCTCTTCCTATCGTCTTTTTATCGTTTTGATTGGTTCTTTGTTTTTGTTTTTTGCCAGTCGTACTTTTGGCCAATCCCTTTCTGAAACTTGGAATGTTCCAGGTTATCAGTCTTCCGATTATTCAGAATTTTATGGACAGATGTATTTTTCTAATTCGATGGAAGAATGGGATGCCCGTGTCGAACAAGTTTTGACTTTTTCTATCAACCAATGGCTGGAAAACGCAGACCGAATGGTAGGGTTACTTCTATCTGAAGAATCTGGGGAAGATACCTTTGTTTCTAATGTTGGTTATTTGGATGAAAGGATGAGGTCTTTATATTCAGAGGTATCTGTATTGTATTCAGAATGGGAGAGAGAACTTCTCGCCGATTATTTTGATAACAGAAATGCTTTTTTATATAAATTAGAAACTGGTAAAGTCGATTCGATTTATTTTGAAAGGATCGGTCAGGAATCCTTGTATGAAGAGTATACAGAAGAGGAACGAGCTCTCATCGAAAATCAAAATCGTATTTTGGAATCGGCAAAAGAATGGGAGTTCGAATGGAATAGAACAAAACAAGAGGGATTGGATTCGTTTGCGACAGCCTTCTCCGATTTAGAAACTGACTACGATGCATATATTCTTTCATTACAAGAAACGGAGATTCGATTTTCAGAAAATTTGAATGCGATCAATTCATATAAGGAAACCATAAAATCAGCATTAAGTGGTATGGTATCGCAATTAAAAATGGGATTGGATTCTTCTTGTTCTGTTCAATCAGGTTGTCAGTACAAAAACTTTGATGGGAGTTATAATGAAGCAGGGAAAATATTTTCAAAATTCATTAACGATCTTTCCGATGAACTAAGTGAATCATCCATTGACCCAGATTCGATGTTTACATCTATTTCTACAAAAATTAAGAATTTTTTGTCCGAGGAATCAAACAAAGCTTATTCGGAACATACGATGTATCAGGGTCGCGTTTATACCTACCAAACAGGATTCCAAATCAATTTAAACCAATCCACTTCCAGCTTTGATTTGGGTGCTGCGGAGTGGAGGATTCGAAACCAATCATATTACGACATCACAAGCGATATGAAGTATGAAAATTGGCTGAGCGGAGGACTGGGGGAAGTTGGAAATTTTTCAAAAATTCAAGATGAGGAAATGCGGGGGATATTTCAGTCAATCCATCATGGTGATTATGCTAGATTAACGTCAATCATTAATAGTAAGTTAGGTGAAGGGAGAAGGGTTCAGTCATTAATCACTGCTAATTTATATACTGATGCCTATCACTTTGTTAATAATGAAAAAATAGCTGGGTTTTATGTTCCTTTTGAAGAAGCCCATCATACCCAAGGGAATCTTATGTTGGATGGGCATGATAAATACGGTTATTGGATCGCGGATCGTTTCATTACTATACTCACTCCCGGCCGTCACTCTTTCCAGATGGGGGCAATCGGTTATTCCGTTCTGTACGAAATGTTTGACGAAACCTCCTTAAAAACATCTCTCTATTGGAAAGAAAATTCATCCCAGTTAGGTGGCCAGTATCAATATTTCCAGGATACCTTACTTCCTGCTGTATCTCATTGGGAATCGAAGGTAAAAGAATATGCCGATACCTACGAGGAATGGAAAGGAAATCGAGAAAATCTGATTTTAGAAGCCACTGCTAAATTGGAATCCAATCGTCAGGAATTGGAACGTTCAAAGGAAGAATGGTTACATCGTTTAGAGGAAGAAAAAAGGGAAGGGATCAAATCTTGGGTCAATTTATATGAAACTGGAGAAAAAAAAGACATAACATCTCCAACCATTACTTCATGGACACCTAACAAAGAGATGGAAGCGGTTGACCGTACCAAACTTGTTGAATACCAAACCTTGGCTTCATCAAACGAAGTTATATCCGGGGTTCAGGTGGGTGGAGTTGGTCTATTGGAAGAACTTCAAAGAACCATTGTCGGTGTGGACCAATACGCTTCCGTGATTCAGATGAATTCTGAATTAGAGGCATTCCAACGTTCGGAACAACAAAAACTAATCAATCAATTGATTTATGGGATCAATACGGAATCGATCAGAGAAAGAAAATTAACTAGAGAAGAAAACATTTTAATTGGAAATTATGATGTGTCTCTGCTTTCCAAAGAAGAATTAAGCCAATTTGGGTCTTGTTATGAAAATCCCAATGCTGTAAATTGTAAGTCATTGTTAAAAAAAGAATTTGAAGCAAGTTTTAATTCTGATACGGGTATCCTAACATTAAAAAGAGAAATCCATAACGGTTTACTTGGAGATAAAAATGAGAAAGGCAAATATACTGCTGCGAAAACTGAAGAAGTTAGACATATCAAACTTAGTTCTCTAGAGAAGGTTCATAGCCCAGATCAAAAAGGATTTTTTACAGTTTGGTCTGAAGAAGATTGGGATTCGCTTTACCAATCAAAAACAAAAATCACAGAAAATTTTCTAACAAACTCCTTACAAAAAGATAAAAAGTCAATTGGTTCCAATATTAACTCAATCATTGAAACGGACAATCGGAATCAGGAATTGTTCGTAACTAGGAAGGTTGAAAAAGAGAAAACAGATTCCCTCATTCAAGAATTGGCTTTAGCTTATTTCACTGGTGGAGCCGCAGGTGTAAGAGCTTCTTTAAAAGGAAAAGTGGAAGATCACATCAACACCGAACTTGCTAAGGCTTGGATCACTGCCACCGGAGGAAGTGAAGAAGACTTACAAATGGTCAGTATGATCATGGACTTTATGAGAGGTAAAGTTGAGACAAAAAAAATTGAGTCTCGTAGTAACTTTGTTTCTGCTAGTAATCCCTTTCAAGGCATCGAAAACATTTTTAGAAACTCGGTCGGAGGATATGCGGATTTCTTTAATAACGCAACCGGAGGCCTTTCCGGTGCATTGCTAACAAATGCAATGTTACCAGTTGTTGCACTTGGTAACGCAGTTATCGGTTCTGATCAAATGGATGTTTTATTGGAGCGCAAAAATGCCCAAACAAATCGTATCAAGGAAATCAAAGCCAACGAAGTCTCTTTAGCTAAGTCTGCTGCTTCCCTAGCGATTGCGGGTGCTACGGGATTACCAATTGAAATTGTGAGTGCAGGGGTCAGTGATTTTGCAAGTGCCCGTGATGCTAAAAATGCAAGAAGAGCTATGACTAAAAATCCAATCATTGATGGAACGAGTCAAGTTTTCGGAGTGGTTGGGGGGATTGTTAAAACGGCAGTGATTGCTACTGGAGTTACCCAAGGAGAATTCCAAAAGTCTATTTCCCAAGCCAATCAATTAGCGAGTGGTGGTTCCCTTAGACAATCAAGTGCTGCACTCGCTAGTTTGGGTTTATCAGAGCAAATGTATGGGATGAAGGCTACTGGAACCAGCTTTACTAGCGAACTCCTGAATATCAAAGATAAAGATAGAGTCATTGAAGAACTTGGAAAAAGGGCTCTTGCCAATCAGATGGCTGCGAATTTTGGAATCGATCCAAAGATTGCCTTAGGTTTTATCAACAAAGGTTATGGTGATTACAAAACAAGAGAGAGCGACAAAAAAGCACAAGCAAACGCGATTGAACAAGTAGCTGTGATGGTTGCGACCACTGCCATCACGATGGGTACCGGGGTCGCTTTAAACGCAATGGTTGCATCTGCGAATTCGACAATTTCTGCCATAGGATCAGCAATTGCTAATTTTGGAAACACAGTTGGGAATGCAGTGGGTTCCTTGTTAGGATCTACAGCGCAGGCTACCACGACAATGGTAACAAATGTAACTACAGGTGCTTTGGAGGTTAGTAAAACTGCAATTAATGCGATCTCAGCTATGGCGAATGCTACTGTCCAGGGAGTTGTTGGTTCAAAGAACGGTATCGAAGGAGCTCTTGCTGGAATCGCCAACGGACTCTTGGGTGGCGTCACCCAAGCAATGGGTTCTATACAATCTGGAATACTCAAAGGAATCACCCCGGGGCTTGGTGTAACGTATCACCCGAAAAATGGATGGGGCGGGTCCATTGGTATTGGTAATACAACTTCTAATGCTAGTATCTCTTTCTCCCAAAGAGGAGATACAACCATCCAAGGATCTTATTCTCTCGGAAAAGGTGGTATCCAACTTGCTGGTGATGCCACAACAAATGGTGCAGCCAATCTCGGATTCAATTACAATCCTACCGGGAACGGGCCAAGAAAGGATTGGAATTTCTCTCTGATGTATGATCTAGCTGGAACGGGCCTGTCTGGAAGTGTCGGTTACACCGATCCACGTTCGACGTTAGGTGTTAAATCAACTTTCAATAGAGATGGGATGTCTACTTCCGCCGAATTTACTGGCGTTAGCCTTGCAACGAACGGGCCCAACGGATTCCAAATGGATGAAATAAATTTCGCCGAGCTTAACATCAATGCAGCCCAGGATAAAACTAGCAATGATCAAAATCCAAATCAATCATCCGAGAATGGCGGTCCAGAGGACGATGGTGATTTGAATCGTGATTTAGCGGATGCGGGAAAGGCACTTTCTAGTTTATTTTTCGGAGGGGTTGCGATTGTACGCGGATTGTATGGCGGGGGGCAGGCAAGGGCAGCGGATGGATCGACGACGCCAACAGCAAATCCGGGCGAGACAGCGATCCTCGAGAGAAATCGTAGGAGAGAGGAAGAGGCAGGGGAAACGAGAGACAATCAAAATTTGCCGAAACAATCAGATCAGCCATCGGCACCTAATGTTGCACAAGTGATTCCAGCTCCTGGGATTAACAAAGAAGATGGGCCTAAATCGCCTTTACCGGTAATTCTTCGGGCAGTAGATCATTTCCCACCAATCGATAATAAACCAATAAATATAAATGATGTTTCCTCTCGTATTGATGATGTAAAAGTATCCGTTGCGAATTATAACAGGGAAATCGATACACAAATCAAAGCGATCAAAGAATCAGATCCAAATTTAAAGGATCCACAAAACAAAGAATTGGTGAAGAAACTTCAATCGGAAAAGAAAAATGCAGAAAAAATAGCAAGAGTTCAAGAAGCGCAAATAAGAAGTTTAGAGAGTAAAACACCTCTGATTTCAGGAACTCGCCCAATGAATTTGGAATCCGGTATAACGAACATCATCACATTTGAACAAAACAAAAACCAAAAGGAAACCCATGATCAAATCAGAGAGTTTGTTAAAGGTGGTCAATTATCGGAAGACACAAAAGCACGATTAGATCAAGAAAAACAGTCTTTGCCTGAATACAAAAAATTGAAAGAACTTCAGGGACAAAAAGACAGGTTAGAAACTGATTTTCGATTGAATAACTTAGATCGTGTAAACGAAATTCAGTTTGGGGGAATCAACCAGCCAATTGATCTGCAAAACTTGCTGATTACCAATCCGCAAAAATACAATGAATACGTAAAATCTGTGAGTGAAATACAAAAACAGATTGATCAATTAACACTTCCAATTAAAAAAATAGACGCTGAGTTTGAAGTAAGGGCTAAAGTCGAAAAATATAAAGAAATGGGAATTGGTATAGAATTCAGAAAGAATGATTCAGATCTAAATTATAAATTGGAGCAACTGAATCGAGCTTTTGGAGTGGAAAATTCGAGGCAAGACCAAATTGCCGCCTTGGATAACTTGAAAGGAAAAAACGTATCATTTTCTAAACCATTATTTGATACGATTGTAACTCCTACTGAAGGTGTTGCCTTAAAACCGGCTCCAGGGCAGGGGAATTTATCTATCTATCAAACTGTAGATGGAAAGGAAATTCGAAGACCGATTCCAATGTCTGAAACCGATGTTGTAACTTCTCGACCGGACACGGACAGAGTGAATCCAGTCAATGGTAGAATAGGTGCTCATACTGGCACAGACTATAGTTTGCCTATAGGAACTGGTAACTCTTCTGTGATGGAGGGAACAGTGGAAAAAGTAGAAAATAGCCATAATTCTTTTTTAAATATTGGTGACGGAGGGACACATAATGGCGGTTCCGTTCGAATTGAATCTTCCAACGATAATCCTAAAATCAGAACGACCTATTACCACCTAAGCCAAATCAATGTGGAACCAGGTGATAAGGTTAAGATGGGAGACCTTATTGGCAGGTCAGGGAATTCGGGAAATTCCGGTGGGCCACACCTCCATTTTATTGTTGAGGTGAAAGTTGGAGAGGATTGGATTCTACAGAAAAATGAAGAGTTTGATTGGTCGGGAGTACCTTAA